The following are encoded in a window of Ruminiclostridium herbifermentans genomic DNA:
- a CDS encoding ABC transporter ATP-binding protein: MEQNKNGRLKMLFSFIKGFRWLFILAIFSTMLAIIFNYLMPQIIKIIIDSVIGTEPLKLPKIILNYINLHGGRDMLRSNLLLCSLAALVLAILSGAFTYLFRVCIAKASEGTIRKLRNHLFDHIQKLPYSWHVKNQTGDIIQRCTSDVEVVRNFLLLQFIEMVRTVFLIAFSLLLMFLMNVKLSLIALAFIPIVIAYSAIFYKKIADRFKFADEAEGALSAMVQENFTGVRVVRAFGRQAHEIENFDVKNDYFANYWIKLGFLLSKYWGIGDFFSSLQVMLIIILGSIEAANGVITLGEFLVFIFYNSMLVWPIRNFGRILSEMSKTSVSLSRINEILSEEEEKDCEDAITPDMTGDIEFKNVNFDYEGIKPVLKNISFKIKSGTTFGILGGTGSGKSTLMYLLDRLYELPDECGSIEIGGVNIKKIKLDYLRSNIGFVLQEPFLFSKTIKENIDVFKNTNDIELIRHNASIAAVDDSILGFSKGYDTIVGERGVTLSGGQKQRVAIARMLMQKSPIMIFDDSLSAVDAETDAKIRAQLSENTAHSTVILVSHRITTLMQADVIMVLNDGQISEIGTHSELLANQNGIYRKIYDIQSSFETEFLDDAKDEHLGGVTNNGIFGRGRI, translated from the coding sequence ATGGAACAAAACAAAAACGGCAGACTAAAAATGCTTTTTTCTTTTATTAAAGGCTTTAGATGGCTATTTATTCTTGCAATTTTTTCAACCATGCTTGCAATTATTTTTAACTATCTTATGCCACAGATTATCAAAATTATTATAGACTCAGTAATTGGAACTGAGCCATTAAAGCTTCCAAAAATAATTTTAAACTATATCAACTTACATGGTGGCAGAGATATGCTTAGAAGCAACCTTCTCCTCTGCTCCCTGGCAGCTCTTGTTTTGGCAATATTATCGGGTGCTTTTACATATCTATTTAGAGTTTGTATAGCAAAAGCATCTGAGGGTACTATCAGAAAGCTTCGAAACCACCTGTTTGATCACATTCAAAAGCTGCCTTATAGTTGGCATGTTAAAAATCAAACTGGTGATATTATTCAACGTTGTACCTCTGACGTTGAAGTAGTAAGAAATTTTTTATTGTTACAGTTTATAGAGATGGTCAGAACGGTTTTTCTAATAGCCTTCTCTCTCCTGCTGATGTTTTTGATGAATGTAAAGCTTTCACTGATTGCTCTTGCTTTTATACCAATTGTAATAGCCTATTCAGCTATATTCTACAAGAAAATTGCTGATAGGTTTAAGTTTGCTGATGAGGCCGAAGGCGCGCTATCTGCAATGGTTCAGGAGAACTTTACAGGTGTACGTGTTGTTCGTGCTTTTGGAAGGCAAGCCCATGAGATTGAGAATTTTGATGTTAAAAATGATTATTTCGCAAATTACTGGATTAAGTTAGGCTTTTTGCTCAGTAAATACTGGGGTATCGGTGACTTTTTCTCAAGTCTTCAGGTAATGCTTATTATAATTTTAGGCTCAATTGAAGCTGCTAACGGTGTAATAACCTTAGGAGAATTTTTAGTTTTTATTTTCTATAATTCTATGCTGGTTTGGCCAATCAGAAATTTTGGAAGAATACTATCTGAAATGAGTAAAACCAGTGTTTCCCTCAGCCGTATCAATGAAATTCTTTCTGAAGAAGAAGAAAAGGATTGTGAGGATGCAATTACACCTGATATGACTGGTGACATTGAATTTAAAAATGTTAATTTTGATTATGAAGGTATTAAGCCTGTTCTTAAAAATATTTCATTTAAAATTAAGTCTGGTACCACCTTTGGTATTTTAGGAGGAACTGGCTCTGGGAAATCAACACTTATGTATTTACTAGATAGGCTTTACGAGCTTCCTGATGAATGTGGGAGTATAGAAATCGGCGGAGTAAATATCAAAAAAATCAAGCTGGATTATTTAAGAAGCAATATTGGCTTTGTGCTTCAAGAGCCCTTTCTTTTCTCAAAAACAATTAAAGAGAACATTGATGTCTTTAAAAATACTAATGATATTGAGTTAATTCGCCACAATGCAAGCATAGCAGCTGTTGATGACTCTATACTTGGGTTTTCTAAAGGCTATGATACCATTGTAGGAGAACGTGGAGTTACTCTTTCGGGCGGCCAAAAACAAAGAGTAGCTATTGCAAGAATGTTAATGCAAAAATCACCTATCATGATTTTTGATGATTCTCTGTCGGCTGTAGATGCTGAAACTGATGCAAAAATTCGTGCACAATTAAGTGAAAACACTGCACATAGCACAGTCATTCTTGTATCACATAGAATTACCACACTAATGCAGGCTGATGTAATTATGGTTCTTAATGATGGTCAAATCTCAGAAATAGGAACCCATTCTGAACTTTTGGCAAATCAAAATGGAATTTACAGAAAAATATATGATATTCAGAGCAGCTTTGAAACAGAGTTTTTAGATGATGCTAAGGATGAGCATTTAGGGGGGGTGACAAATAATGGCATTTTTGGAAGAGGAAGAATATAA
- a CDS encoding ABC transporter ATP-binding protein — protein MAFLEEEEYKKPFSFKVWAKIIPFVKLYKKQFFSAMGFLIFLSIIDVTYPLFQRYAINNYIIPAKAEGIWKFAALYGCVILVQVFAVIVFIENSMKVELNVAKAIRKALFVHLQKLSFSYYNTTPVGYMMARVMSDTGRIGQMVSWGMTDILWAVVYVVGVFIAMLILNFKLALLVMCVIPVIALITMYFQKKILDVNRKIRKINSRLTGAFNEGITGARTSKTLVIEDKNLKEFSVITDKFYSLTMRATILNAIFIPLVLSFSTLAVCIVLVRGGYLVINDAMEFGTLSVFITYGISIFEPIQQIARVFADFVSTQANIERVTGLIETEPDITDTPKVIEKYGDNFNPKKENWETIKGDIEFKNVSFKYPDGDEYILKDFNLKIPAGTTVAIVGETGAGKSTLVNLACRFFEPTKGQILIDGKDYRERSQLWLHNNIGYVLQSPHLFSGTIRDNIRYGKFDATDEEINAAIKLVAADTIINSMDKGLDTNIGEGGDRLSTGEKQLISFARAIIADPKIFVLDEATSSIDTQTEQLIQNAIMHILKNRTSFLIAHRLSTIKKADIILVVKNGNIIERGTHNELLKQKGYYFSLYQKQFEEETGAAMLDKR, from the coding sequence ATGGCATTTTTGGAAGAGGAAGAATATAAAAAGCCCTTTTCATTTAAGGTATGGGCAAAAATAATACCATTTGTAAAGCTGTACAAAAAACAATTTTTTTCAGCAATGGGCTTTTTAATTTTCTTATCAATTATTGATGTAACTTACCCATTATTTCAAAGATACGCAATTAATAATTATATTATACCTGCAAAAGCAGAGGGTATTTGGAAATTTGCCGCTTTATACGGTTGTGTTATTTTAGTGCAGGTATTTGCTGTAATCGTGTTTATAGAAAATTCAATGAAGGTAGAACTAAATGTTGCTAAAGCCATCAGAAAGGCATTGTTTGTTCATCTTCAAAAACTTTCCTTTAGTTATTATAATACTACCCCTGTAGGATATATGATGGCAAGAGTTATGAGTGATACTGGGCGTATCGGACAAATGGTATCATGGGGTATGACAGATATTTTATGGGCAGTTGTATATGTAGTTGGTGTATTCATTGCTATGCTGATATTAAATTTCAAGCTGGCACTGTTAGTTATGTGTGTAATCCCAGTTATTGCACTTATTACAATGTATTTTCAAAAGAAAATTTTAGATGTAAACAGAAAAATCCGAAAAATCAATTCCAGATTGACCGGAGCCTTCAATGAAGGTATTACAGGTGCAAGAACCTCTAAAACACTGGTTATTGAAGATAAAAACCTAAAGGAATTTTCGGTAATTACTGATAAGTTCTATTCTTTAACCATGCGTGCTACTATACTTAATGCTATATTTATACCTTTAGTACTATCTTTCAGTACTCTTGCAGTTTGCATTGTGTTGGTACGGGGTGGTTATTTAGTTATAAATGATGCAATGGAATTTGGAACACTTTCTGTTTTTATCACCTATGGTATAAGTATATTTGAGCCAATACAGCAAATAGCCCGTGTATTTGCTGATTTTGTTTCTACTCAAGCTAATATTGAACGTGTAACAGGATTAATTGAAACTGAACCTGATATAACTGATACTCCTAAGGTTATTGAGAAATATGGTGACAATTTTAATCCTAAAAAGGAAAATTGGGAAACTATAAAAGGTGATATTGAGTTTAAGAATGTTTCCTTCAAGTATCCAGATGGTGATGAATATATACTTAAAGATTTTAATCTCAAGATACCTGCTGGAACCACTGTAGCAATTGTAGGTGAAACAGGTGCAGGAAAAAGTACCCTTGTGAATCTTGCTTGCAGATTCTTTGAACCCACAAAAGGTCAGATTCTGATTGATGGAAAGGACTATAGAGAACGTTCACAGCTATGGCTTCATAATAATATTGGCTATGTACTGCAAAGTCCACATCTGTTTTCTGGAACAATTCGAGACAACATTCGATATGGAAAGTTTGATGCAACAGATGAAGAGATTAATGCCGCCATCAAGCTTGTGGCTGCAGATACAATTATAAATAGTATGGATAAAGGGCTGGATACCAATATTGGTGAAGGCGGCGATCGGCTGTCCACTGGTGAAAAGCAGCTTATATCCTTTGCTAGAGCAATTATAGCTGATCCAAAAATATTTGTGCTAGATGAGGCAACCTCTTCAATTGACACTCAAACAGAGCAGTTAATTCAGAACGCCATCATGCACATATTAAAAAACAGGACTTCCTTTTTAATTGCTCATAGATTATCAACAATCAAGAAAGCCGATATTATTCTAGTGGTTAAAAATGGTAATATTATTGAGCGTGGAACCCATAATGAGCTATTAAAACAAAAAGGCTACTACTTTTCACTATATCAAAAGCAATTCGAAGAAGAGACTGGGGCAGCTATGCTTGATAAAAGGTAA